In Terriglobus sp. TAA 43, a single window of DNA contains:
- a CDS encoding CehA/McbA family metallohydrolase, translated as MTQRNDEVAVGKAEEILRQYTLAQLSLGPDGAPQITAGDAPRQLVEQGWRMFLVRVEGTTSQRGSLVFTSGTRTIGDLETVSKGAAQRTALADVLYKGPMIEKMWFAMDLYEPTLVLSGGVEVQTIPLPEISIEYHVAQLFSRDHGKRTTSFSLNVLATSNSRTFHPARRQFDFDCLPSHEVPLHIIDTDGRSCFASLIIKDKLNRLYPPKAMRLAPDLFFQEQIYRADGETVRLPEGEYTVQSQRGPEYLRGVQTVSIHRDSSVIDVKLERWIDPSKWGFYSGDTHIHAAGCSHYERPTEGVGPETLIRHMRGEALTIGDALNWGPSWYYQKQFFSGNAESPAAMLEHPELQTAYGVTLQPQTTREDTESIIRYDVEVSQFPSSHAGHLVLLQLKEQDYPGAQLIEDWPSWNLPVLKWVRTQGAYGGYAHCGLGMEVESTELPNYQIPPMDSIGTQEAIVDVTHGYVDFLSGCDSLPVAELNAWYHMLNCGFRMAMLGETDFPCMSDGRVGAGRSYVKLPARPNGNPGYASWIQGLFKPHQYCGDGRSHILECRVNGQPLSDSDMLLASSGSISIEVLVAARLESEITPETKARRANESGYDIEKARIADTREVPLELVVNGSPAATVNIVADGVPRVVTLKADISRSSWWALRILPSLHTHPSFVQVNHKPIRASRKSAEWCRACVDKVWEVKSPFMRESERPEAAAAFEHARTAYEKIASECEVA; from the coding sequence TTGACGCAACGCAATGATGAAGTCGCAGTTGGAAAAGCTGAAGAGATACTTCGTCAGTACACACTGGCCCAGCTTTCTCTCGGACCGGATGGAGCACCGCAAATCACAGCAGGCGATGCACCACGGCAACTCGTCGAACAGGGTTGGCGAATGTTCCTGGTGCGTGTTGAAGGCACAACCAGTCAGAGGGGTTCGTTGGTCTTCACAAGTGGGACACGAACGATTGGCGACCTCGAGACAGTCAGCAAGGGAGCGGCACAGCGCACGGCTCTTGCAGACGTTCTGTACAAGGGGCCGATGATCGAAAAGATGTGGTTCGCCATGGATCTGTACGAACCGACACTTGTACTCAGCGGAGGCGTTGAAGTTCAAACGATACCGCTTCCAGAAATCTCAATTGAATATCACGTGGCGCAGTTATTCAGTCGCGATCATGGCAAACGAACAACCAGTTTTTCTTTGAACGTTCTGGCAACATCAAATAGCCGTACTTTCCATCCGGCACGCCGCCAGTTCGATTTTGACTGTCTTCCGTCTCACGAAGTCCCACTACACATTATCGACACGGATGGTCGCAGTTGTTTCGCGTCTCTGATCATCAAAGACAAACTGAACCGCCTCTATCCACCGAAGGCGATGCGCCTTGCTCCGGATCTGTTTTTTCAGGAACAGATCTATCGAGCCGATGGCGAGACCGTGCGGCTCCCAGAAGGCGAATATACGGTTCAAAGCCAACGCGGCCCTGAATACCTGCGCGGTGTTCAGACGGTAAGCATTCACCGAGACTCTTCAGTGATTGATGTGAAGCTGGAGAGATGGATTGATCCTTCGAAGTGGGGGTTCTATTCCGGCGATACACACATCCACGCCGCAGGCTGCTCGCACTATGAGAGACCCACGGAGGGTGTTGGCCCCGAAACGCTGATCCGTCACATGCGTGGCGAAGCTCTGACCATTGGAGATGCCCTTAACTGGGGCCCGAGCTGGTATTACCAGAAGCAATTCTTTTCGGGAAACGCTGAGAGTCCTGCTGCGATGCTGGAACATCCTGAACTGCAGACTGCATACGGAGTTACTCTTCAACCGCAGACAACACGCGAAGACACAGAGAGCATCATTCGCTACGACGTCGAGGTATCCCAGTTCCCATCAAGCCATGCAGGTCACCTGGTGCTGTTGCAGCTCAAAGAACAGGATTATCCAGGTGCTCAGCTGATCGAAGATTGGCCCTCGTGGAATCTTCCAGTCCTGAAGTGGGTGAGAACGCAGGGTGCTTATGGTGGCTATGCGCATTGTGGTCTCGGAATGGAAGTGGAATCGACAGAGCTGCCGAATTACCAGATCCCTCCCATGGACAGCATCGGCACGCAGGAAGCCATCGTCGACGTGACGCATGGATACGTCGACTTTCTTTCCGGATGCGATAGCCTTCCCGTTGCTGAACTAAACGCCTGGTACCACATGCTCAACTGTGGTTTCCGTATGGCCATGCTGGGCGAAACCGACTTCCCATGCATGAGTGATGGCCGTGTGGGGGCAGGTCGTAGTTATGTAAAACTGCCGGCCCGTCCCAACGGCAATCCCGGGTATGCATCCTGGATCCAAGGCCTGTTCAAGCCACATCAATATTGCGGTGACGGCCGCAGCCATATTCTGGAATGCAGGGTGAATGGCCAGCCACTTTCGGATTCAGACATGTTGCTTGCATCGAGTGGAAGCATCAGCATTGAGGTGTTAGTGGCTGCTCGATTGGAATCAGAGATCACACCCGAAACCAAGGCGCGCCGAGCGAACGAATCCGGATACGACATCGAAAAGGCGCGTATCGCCGATACGCGGGAAGTGCCACTGGAACTAGTCGTCAACGGTTCTCCCGCCGCAACCGTGAACATCGTGGCAGATGGGGTACCGCGCGTCGTTACACTGAAAGCGGATATTTCCCGCAGTTCATGGTGGGCTCTTCGCATTCTTCCTTCCTTGCACACTCATCCCTCGTTCGTGCAGGTGAATCACAAGCCAATCAGGGCCTCAAGAAAGAGTGCGGAGTGGTGTCGTGCATGCGTCGATAAGGTATGGGAAGTGAAGTCGCCCTTCATGCGCGAAAGCGAACGTCCGGAGGCTGCAGCGGCATTCGAACATGCTCGCACAGCCTACGAAAAGATCGCTTCGGAGTGTGAGGTGGCATGA
- a CDS encoding metallophosphoesterase, with product MNSLRATLLLAVAACSISASAQQSKPLLPELTHTIPSAYLEELDDLRVDIPAGEQQATLEKLSAQPEAGFILALKYIGQQPQAFDFLMTQLAKDTDAQHRLLILTQSLRGQVRSLQASNRPLHSPAAVRTEVAEQPAKRRQLQATLEHLATTDTNADVALEAARDLRKLNWGVNGQFLLEAAENAHQRKDSAGEAALRKEAYDWLTYDEQVNLPTFLRTPPPVFAAAPEDKAIRVLAFGDFGNGSPAQKQLATTMITYSKQHPFDFGITVGDNFYPRGVTSPNDPHWENDWEKVYGPLGIVFYPTLGNHDYLPADGPAAEVIYTNKSKTWRMPATFYTYTAGPVQFFAIDTMEMSDTALYQQQLSWLDAEIAKSKARWKIVYGHYQVYSASRGDEQNLIDRLMPVLRNRVNLFLCGHDHNLQELKSDGGVNFFVSGAAGASLYDFTQKNYARTTFQAKQNGFNVIEADQNTLKLSIVGLDGSVLKSVDIH from the coding sequence ATGAATTCATTACGCGCGACATTGCTCCTGGCTGTAGCTGCCTGTTCCATTTCCGCTTCTGCACAGCAGAGTAAACCTCTGCTTCCAGAACTGACTCATACGATTCCTTCTGCGTATCTGGAGGAACTAGATGATCTCCGTGTCGATATCCCTGCCGGAGAGCAACAGGCCACACTCGAGAAGCTCTCGGCTCAGCCAGAAGCAGGGTTCATCCTTGCGCTGAAATACATCGGGCAACAACCGCAGGCATTCGACTTTCTGATGACACAACTCGCGAAAGATACGGATGCACAGCATCGCTTGCTGATCCTGACGCAGAGTTTGCGTGGGCAGGTTCGTTCCCTGCAGGCTTCCAATCGTCCTCTTCATTCTCCTGCTGCCGTTCGTACCGAGGTTGCCGAACAGCCTGCAAAGCGACGTCAGCTTCAGGCCACTCTGGAACATCTGGCCACCACGGACACAAATGCGGATGTAGCCCTTGAAGCAGCACGCGATCTACGCAAACTGAACTGGGGCGTGAATGGGCAGTTCCTTCTGGAGGCTGCAGAGAATGCTCACCAGCGCAAAGATTCCGCCGGAGAAGCTGCACTTCGCAAGGAGGCCTACGATTGGCTCACCTACGACGAACAGGTCAACCTGCCAACATTCCTTCGCACACCACCGCCCGTCTTTGCAGCAGCACCTGAAGACAAAGCCATCCGTGTGTTGGCCTTCGGTGATTTCGGCAATGGCTCTCCTGCGCAAAAGCAGCTCGCTACAACGATGATCACTTACAGCAAACAACATCCTTTCGATTTTGGTATCACGGTCGGCGATAACTTCTATCCGCGCGGAGTCACCAGCCCCAACGATCCTCATTGGGAAAATGATTGGGAGAAGGTTTACGGTCCGCTTGGAATAGTGTTCTATCCAACTCTGGGTAATCACGATTACCTGCCTGCCGACGGCCCCGCAGCCGAAGTGATCTACACAAACAAGAGCAAGACGTGGCGTATGCCGGCCACCTTCTATACATACACAGCCGGTCCGGTTCAGTTTTTCGCGATCGACACTATGGAGATGTCGGACACAGCTCTCTACCAGCAACAGCTGTCATGGCTCGATGCTGAAATCGCTAAGAGCAAGGCACGCTGGAAGATCGTCTACGGTCACTACCAGGTCTACTCCGCTTCACGTGGTGACGAGCAAAACCTGATTGACCGACTTATGCCCGTGCTTCGCAACCGCGTCAATCTTTTCCTGTGCGGCCATGATCACAACCTGCAGGAGTTGAAGTCAGACGGTGGCGTGAACTTTTTTGTAAGTGGAGCGGCAGGCGCCTCTCTGTATGACTTCACGCAGAAGAACTATGCGCGCACTACGTTCCAAGCCAAACAGAATGGCTTCAACGTTATCGAGGCAGACCAGAACACACTGAAGCTCTCGATCGTCGGTCTTGATGGGAGCGTCCTGAAGAGCGTGGATATTCACTAA
- a CDS encoding multicopper oxidase family protein yields MAISWNPNRRQFLAGSAVCLADRFLAPLERKPHQQVKLTLASSALEIANNRFIRTTGYVDHPAGSVIRLQPDRPIDIRIANNTSDEEFVHWHGLRVSAALDGTPEEESHCVAAGGVLTYTLPTSEPGFYFAHSHAMCGHDLTRGPYSGQFVPMVVGSLQCSEPFDREIFLTSHEWEPRVFDTAGNERSLEAMHHLQVDSESEEGEDVPDDGWDIVYRAATLNGKVLGAGEPIRVRKRERILFRVLNASATEHLRLSLPGHRFLVLALDGYPVPKPASVEVLELGVGERLDAIVVMDTPGVWVLGSPDDQHRALGMGIVIEYADSVGKPIWSNPAATAPWNYLRFSATTKDETPCSNTLSYRIERRPTGPDGFERWGMALLSSGQEPLRIGERCRITLFNSSDEAHPMHLHRFPFELASVAGQSCAGLRKDTVVVPPFQQVQFDVQPDNSGPALLHCHNQMHMDCGLKTLLSIS; encoded by the coding sequence ATGGCTATTAGCTGGAATCCAAACCGGCGACAGTTTCTTGCCGGTTCAGCGGTTTGCCTTGCAGATCGTTTTCTCGCTCCTCTTGAGCGGAAGCCACACCAGCAAGTAAAGCTGACTCTTGCCTCATCGGCCTTAGAAATCGCGAACAATCGATTCATTCGCACGACTGGCTACGTAGACCACCCTGCTGGCTCCGTGATCCGTCTACAACCAGATCGTCCCATTGATATTCGGATTGCGAACAATACAAGCGACGAAGAGTTTGTTCACTGGCATGGCCTGCGCGTGTCTGCTGCGTTGGACGGTACACCGGAAGAAGAAAGCCACTGCGTGGCTGCTGGAGGTGTTCTTACGTACACGCTACCTACGAGCGAGCCAGGATTTTATTTCGCGCATTCGCACGCCATGTGCGGACACGATCTCACCCGCGGCCCGTACAGCGGACAATTCGTCCCGATGGTCGTGGGTTCGCTGCAATGCTCTGAACCTTTTGATCGAGAGATCTTTCTCACGAGTCACGAATGGGAACCACGTGTCTTCGACACCGCAGGTAACGAGCGATCACTGGAAGCGATGCATCATCTACAAGTCGATTCCGAGTCCGAAGAAGGCGAAGACGTTCCCGACGATGGATGGGACATTGTGTATCGCGCTGCGACACTCAATGGGAAGGTTCTTGGAGCAGGTGAACCTATTCGCGTCCGCAAACGCGAACGCATACTCTTTCGAGTTTTGAATGCGAGCGCAACAGAACACTTGCGCCTATCGCTTCCAGGACATCGCTTTCTTGTCCTTGCACTTGATGGATACCCGGTTCCGAAGCCAGCATCTGTCGAGGTTCTCGAACTCGGCGTAGGCGAACGCCTGGATGCAATTGTTGTTATGGATACTCCCGGTGTATGGGTTCTGGGCTCACCAGACGATCAGCATCGCGCACTTGGAATGGGCATTGTCATTGAATATGCGGATAGCGTAGGGAAACCCATCTGGAGTAATCCCGCAGCAACTGCTCCTTGGAACTACCTCCGTTTCTCTGCTACGACAAAGGATGAAACGCCGTGCAGCAACACTCTTTCTTACCGCATCGAACGACGGCCTACAGGCCCTGATGGATTCGAACGTTGGGGTATGGCTCTTTTGTCTTCTGGACAAGAGCCATTGCGTATAGGCGAACGATGCCGTATCACTCTCTTCAACAGCTCCGACGAAGCACATCCCATGCATCTCCATCGCTTTCCGTTTGAGTTAGCCAGCGTTGCTGGACAATCATGCGCTGGGCTTCGGAAAGACACGGTGGTTGTGCCTCCTTTTCAACAAGTTCAATTCGACGTTCAGCCTGATAACAGCGGCCCCGCGCTATTGCATTGTCATAACCAGATGCATATGGATTGCGGCCTCAAGACACTTCTCTCTATCTCTTAG
- a CDS encoding epoxide hydrolase family protein: MNRTITLLGMAFFLATSAFSQDAAHPANAVANSSDDSAIRPFHVHVSDAQIRDLRKRLAATRLPDKETVNDESQGVRRAELQDLLQYWGHQYNWRNAETRLNALPEFVTTIDGVDIQFIHVRSKEPNAMPLILTHGWPGSPLEFMKVIGPLTDPVSYGGSAEDAFDVVIPAIPGYGFSGKPKGVGWGPDKVANAWDVLMKRLGYTHYVSEGGDHGSVISDALARQAPQGLLGIHLTMPATIPANLVKGINSGDPAPEGLTPSELQAYNSLSTFFGRNAAYGAMMVTRPQTIGYALSDSPGALAAFTYEKIAAWSDSDGHPEKVIGRDAILDDISLYWFTNTGASSSRFYWENNNNNFSSAAQNTTQIKVPVAISVFPHEIYRAPESWSRRAYPSLYYFHEVDKGGHFAAWERPEVFTAEIRAAFRSLR, from the coding sequence ATGAATCGGACTATCACTCTTTTAGGCATGGCCTTCTTTCTCGCGACATCTGCTTTCTCACAAGACGCGGCGCACCCTGCGAACGCTGTTGCGAATTCATCAGACGACAGCGCGATCCGTCCATTCCATGTTCATGTGTCCGATGCGCAGATTCGTGATCTTCGCAAACGACTCGCGGCAACGCGGCTGCCCGATAAGGAGACAGTAAACGATGAATCGCAGGGAGTTCGCCGCGCCGAACTGCAGGACCTACTGCAGTACTGGGGCCACCAGTACAACTGGCGCAATGCTGAAACCAGGTTGAATGCGCTCCCGGAATTTGTGACAACCATCGATGGTGTGGACATTCAATTCATTCATGTGCGCTCCAAAGAGCCGAATGCGATGCCGTTGATTCTCACGCACGGCTGGCCCGGCTCGCCTCTTGAGTTCATGAAAGTTATCGGCCCACTGACCGATCCCGTTTCCTATGGAGGTAGCGCAGAAGATGCCTTCGATGTGGTTATCCCTGCGATTCCGGGCTATGGATTCTCAGGCAAGCCCAAGGGCGTCGGCTGGGGCCCAGATAAGGTGGCGAACGCATGGGACGTGCTGATGAAGCGCCTGGGCTATACGCACTACGTCTCTGAGGGCGGTGATCACGGATCCGTCATTTCAGATGCTTTGGCGCGGCAGGCACCCCAGGGATTGCTTGGTATCCATCTGACCATGCCAGCAACGATTCCTGCCAACCTCGTAAAAGGAATCAACAGCGGCGATCCTGCACCAGAGGGTCTGACTCCGTCGGAGTTGCAGGCGTACAACTCGCTCAGCACTTTCTTTGGAAGAAATGCAGCGTATGGCGCCATGATGGTGACGCGTCCGCAGACCATCGGCTATGCGCTATCTGATTCACCGGGTGCGCTTGCTGCCTTCACCTACGAGAAGATCGCCGCGTGGTCCGATAGCGACGGCCATCCCGAAAAGGTGATCGGCCGCGACGCTATACTCGACGACATTTCGCTGTACTGGTTCACCAACACGGGCGCGTCTTCATCGCGCTTTTACTGGGAGAACAACAACAATAACTTTAGCTCTGCCGCGCAAAACACTACGCAAATCAAAGTGCCGGTGGCCATCTCGGTCTTTCCTCACGAAATCTATCGTGCCCCTGAGAGTTGGTCTCGCCGAGCCTACCCATCGCTCTACTATTTCCACGAGGTGGACAAAGGCGGACACTTCGCGGCTTGGGAACGGCCTGAGGTGTTCACTGCTGAAATCCGCGCGGCCTTCCGATCACTGCGTTAA
- a CDS encoding sigma-54-dependent Fis family transcriptional regulator, which produces MEANTRPTALMWRVDSNGTRQTDDSITNSFLGVDANDLALPLPEGVIYEDDGDALKQWWSAIKDDRHLEALELRLRFSDGGIRWFLLHATPEHDSDGLQCWRCVCIDIDAKKLRETALQQREENWHSILDAIAQYVVVLDKVGTVTYVNQLVTRQIGMTTVDVGNGGNAFSLPFHPEDIDRVRVERAEGLADGRAFQLEVRVRQLDGYYRWHLMQYRPFRNETGELLRWYVTGTDIHERRKREEALEQENIALRRELSVGDGNEIVGNSQPMQALRKHVSRIASSDATVLIIGETGTGKELVAQALHRNSARSKKPFIRVNCAAIPQSLISSELFGHEKGAFTGATQRREGKFESANGGTLFLDEVGDLPPETQVALLRVLQEREIERIGSNTPVSIDIRLVAATHRDLAKAIEDGTFREDLFFRLNVLPLAMPSLRERPDDIPSLVNHFVSRFSARSGKKIQHIQKKTLAQMQAYAWPGNVRELQNIIERAVILSEGDTLFFDDSWLKHASKKDLVQPSMSLAGLQQQEKAMIEAALKASAGRISGPNGAAVRLGMPRQTLESKMKKFGITKA; this is translated from the coding sequence TTGGAAGCCAACACCAGGCCAACCGCGCTTATGTGGCGTGTCGATTCGAATGGAACGCGTCAAACGGACGATTCGATCACGAACTCGTTCTTGGGTGTTGATGCCAACGACTTAGCCCTGCCATTGCCGGAGGGAGTCATTTATGAAGACGACGGCGATGCATTGAAGCAGTGGTGGAGTGCCATAAAGGACGATCGGCACCTGGAGGCGCTTGAACTTCGGCTACGATTCAGTGACGGCGGCATCCGTTGGTTTCTTCTTCACGCCACGCCAGAGCATGATTCCGATGGACTGCAATGTTGGCGGTGCGTCTGCATCGACATAGACGCGAAGAAATTAAGAGAGACTGCCCTACAACAGCGGGAAGAGAACTGGCATTCCATCCTGGATGCCATCGCGCAATACGTCGTCGTCCTGGATAAGGTGGGCACGGTTACCTATGTGAATCAACTTGTCACTCGGCAGATCGGAATGACGACCGTCGATGTCGGCAACGGTGGCAATGCATTTTCTCTTCCTTTTCATCCGGAAGATATCGATCGAGTTCGTGTCGAACGTGCAGAGGGGCTGGCAGATGGCCGAGCGTTTCAGTTAGAAGTGCGGGTCCGTCAACTGGATGGCTACTATCGCTGGCACCTCATGCAGTACAGGCCATTTCGCAATGAAACGGGCGAATTGTTGCGCTGGTACGTCACAGGCACAGACATCCACGAGCGTCGCAAACGCGAAGAGGCTTTGGAGCAGGAGAACATCGCTCTTCGGCGTGAGTTGAGTGTCGGCGATGGGAACGAGATCGTCGGGAACTCACAACCGATGCAGGCTCTCCGCAAGCACGTGTCGCGTATCGCCAGTTCTGATGCAACCGTACTCATCATTGGCGAAACAGGGACGGGGAAAGAACTCGTCGCTCAAGCGCTCCATCGCAATTCTGCGCGATCAAAGAAGCCATTCATTCGAGTGAACTGCGCTGCGATTCCGCAATCTCTTATCTCGTCCGAATTGTTTGGTCATGAGAAGGGCGCTTTCACGGGGGCAACGCAACGACGAGAAGGCAAATTCGAATCTGCAAATGGTGGCACTTTGTTTTTGGATGAAGTGGGTGACCTTCCCCCTGAAACGCAGGTTGCTTTGCTGCGTGTGCTGCAGGAACGAGAGATCGAACGTATCGGCAGCAATACGCCCGTTTCAATCGACATTAGGCTCGTCGCTGCTACGCATAGAGACCTGGCAAAGGCGATTGAAGATGGAACGTTTCGTGAAGATCTGTTTTTCCGCTTAAACGTGCTACCACTCGCGATGCCATCTCTCCGGGAACGGCCAGATGATATTCCGTCGCTGGTGAATCATTTCGTTTCTCGTTTTAGTGCGCGCTCGGGAAAGAAGATCCAGCACATCCAGAAGAAGACGCTGGCGCAAATGCAGGCCTATGCCTGGCCAGGAAATGTTCGTGAACTGCAGAACATCATTGAGCGCGCAGTCATCCTGAGCGAGGGAGACACACTCTTCTTCGATGACAGCTGGCTGAAGCATGCAAGCAAGAAGGATCTGGTTCAACCATCGATGAGTTTGGCCGGCCTGCAGCAGCAGGAGAAGGCAATGATTGAAGCCGCGCTCAAGGCTTCTGCTGGTCGAATTTCCGGACCCAATGGTGCGGCTGTTCGCCTTGGGATGCCGCGACAGACTCTGGAGTCCAAGATGAAGAAGTTTGGCATCACCAAGGCTTGA
- a CDS encoding Ohr family peroxiredoxin, protein MTAISKIHYTAKVHITTGRDGGTAVSDDRHLNVNLSLPGTGSGTNPEQLLAAGWSACFLGALAIAAQKRGISLPVERAIDAEIDLGTTGAEFFLGARLRVSLPGIERAIAQELIDVADATCPYSKALRGNVQTNISLA, encoded by the coding sequence ATGACTGCTATTTCAAAGATTCACTACACCGCAAAAGTTCACATCACGACGGGCCGCGATGGCGGCACTGCTGTGAGCGACGACCGTCATTTGAATGTGAACCTGTCACTGCCAGGAACGGGTTCTGGTACGAACCCTGAGCAATTGCTTGCTGCCGGCTGGTCGGCCTGCTTCCTGGGAGCGCTTGCAATTGCGGCTCAGAAGCGAGGAATCAGCCTGCCCGTAGAACGTGCGATTGATGCGGAGATTGACCTTGGTACAACGGGCGCGGAGTTCTTCCTTGGTGCTCGTCTACGGGTGAGCCTTCCTGGCATCGAACGGGCCATCGCACAGGAATTGATCGATGTAGCCGATGCAACCTGCCCTTACTCCAAAGCCCTGCGTGGCAACGTGCAGACGAACATCTCACTGGCTTAA
- a CDS encoding alpha/beta fold hydrolase, with translation MKNQQLNRRTFLGAAAMMAGSSLFGSAAAQTEATDRGTQSATPSSSRAEFTTIHQVKAGVLDIGYVDEGPRDGRVVILLHGWPYDIHSFVDVVPILTAANFRVIVPHLRGYGTTRFLSKDSVRNGQQSAFALDVLALMDVLFIKKAIVAGFDWGARTACILAALWPDRFEALVSVSGYLIGNQKAGRAPLVPTAELQWWYQFYFATDRGREGYQQYRREFAKQIWTLASPQWHYNDVVFDRSATAFDNPDHVDIVIHNYRWRLDLAQGETRYDSYEQKLASGPVITVPTITMEGDANGAPHPDSNNYAKKFSGKYEHRLIRGGVGHNLPQEAPEAFAKAITGVVKL, from the coding sequence ATGAAGAACCAACAGCTAAATCGGCGTACGTTTTTGGGAGCAGCAGCAATGATGGCGGGCTCATCGCTCTTCGGCTCCGCTGCAGCGCAAACAGAAGCGACAGATCGCGGCACTCAATCTGCCACGCCGTCGTCTTCACGCGCAGAGTTCACCACCATTCATCAAGTGAAGGCTGGCGTGCTGGATATTGGCTATGTGGATGAAGGTCCGCGCGATGGCCGTGTTGTCATCCTACTGCATGGTTGGCCGTATGACATTCACAGCTTCGTGGACGTCGTGCCCATTCTGACTGCAGCAAATTTCCGCGTGATCGTTCCGCATCTCCGCGGTTATGGGACAACACGCTTCTTGTCCAAAGATAGCGTCCGCAATGGCCAGCAGTCCGCCTTTGCATTGGATGTGCTGGCACTGATGGATGTACTTTTCATCAAGAAGGCGATCGTTGCTGGTTTCGATTGGGGTGCTCGTACTGCTTGCATTCTGGCAGCACTTTGGCCTGATCGCTTCGAGGCTCTTGTATCCGTTAGCGGATATCTTATTGGTAACCAGAAGGCCGGCCGAGCACCGCTTGTACCGACTGCGGAACTGCAGTGGTGGTATCAGTTCTATTTCGCAACAGATCGTGGGCGCGAGGGATACCAGCAATATCGCCGCGAGTTTGCAAAGCAGATCTGGACGTTGGCGTCGCCGCAGTGGCACTACAACGACGTTGTGTTTGATCGCAGTGCAACAGCATTCGACAATCCTGATCACGTCGACATCGTTATTCATAACTATCGGTGGCGGCTCGATCTTGCTCAAGGTGAAACACGCTATGACTCTTACGAACAGAAGTTAGCGTCTGGACCGGTCATTACTGTACCTACCATCACCATGGAAGGTGATGCCAATGGAGCTCCTCATCCAGACAGCAACAATTATGCGAAGAAGTTTTCGGGTAAATACGAGCATCGTCTGATCCGCGGTGGTGTTGGACACAACCTGCCGCAGGAAGCCCCGGAAGCTTTTGCTAAGGCAATCACCGGCGTGGTGAAGTTGTAA
- a CDS encoding cytochrome P460 family protein produces the protein MAKELRTTKKITLKLIAMLAFAGPALTCAIWSSGQTPANMDVAENAAASITLPLDYRDWRLVSVAHEAGKLNDLRAVLGNDLAIDAYRSGATSFPDGAIIARLAWTYTPSAENNAAFGQEQSFVAGTPTNVQLMVKDSKRFASTGGWGFAQFTDGKPAAIDPVKSCYSCHTPAKQNDYVFTHYAH, from the coding sequence ATGGCAAAAGAACTGCGCACGACAAAGAAGATAACCCTGAAGTTGATCGCGATGTTGGCATTTGCCGGGCCTGCTCTAACCTGCGCCATCTGGTCCAGCGGCCAGACTCCCGCGAATATGGATGTCGCTGAGAATGCCGCCGCATCCATTACACTTCCTCTGGATTACAGAGATTGGCGGTTGGTCTCAGTGGCTCACGAGGCGGGAAAGCTGAACGATCTACGTGCGGTGTTAGGCAATGATCTGGCGATCGACGCCTATCGTAGTGGAGCTACCTCATTTCCTGATGGAGCCATCATCGCTCGATTGGCATGGACATATACACCTTCTGCGGAGAACAATGCAGCGTTCGGTCAGGAGCAGTCTTTTGTCGCGGGTACGCCCACCAACGTTCAGCTCATGGTGAAGGATTCGAAACGATTTGCATCAACCGGCGGATGGGGCTTCGCTCAGTTCACCGATGGCAAACCAGCAGCAATTGATCCGGTGAAGTCTTGCTACTCCTGCCACACGCCAGCGAAGCAGAACGACTATGTCTTTACTCATTACGCCCATTAG